One stretch of Juglans microcarpa x Juglans regia isolate MS1-56 chromosome 3D, Jm3101_v1.0, whole genome shotgun sequence DNA includes these proteins:
- the LOC121255598 gene encoding protein timeless homolog isoform X3 yields the protein MDTEGLSIICAGLGIVEEDENGNRVGYSKGEYCLDNLKDLLRFLRRDDPQTRDVFKQVCKWNTLSKDLIPIIEHCQDDYNLVLNAVKVLVFLTMPIERTSNDISQQIEYLWQLKSSITCSDVVAVIVSLLESPLESLECETFTEDDWKLVQLVLTLFRNVLAIQEISLQQKSGGSANQFLLLRDRFLELLFRENLMDLILVISQHIDGSCGFLHHDNFLLLEIFHYIFMGQEPELVAKAHLKGFKVDEDTKSSVGSLKSIMEEEEEKRRLSRLRNMVRHSQFSGTFTRLTMDGSKAVLKGNPTSATRDILLKHHNVPRGPVKRIAWDIGRLTSTKDKILELLHDFVSQFLLGAYNVLMQSIREDIEKEHHAVQNNDVMVFFQVAQFVTSFQYHKLLKSKPNVGSDIFETFVDKDADSTIFRGDICGPIAQSMNEPMFQLVILKWRSAFEGLKETNNYKFLSAAGSLMKTMICMLDLVLKLLPEESKEPRTARILLYKLFYDQTDQGITQFLLNLIRMFDTHKQPKSDLADLIEIIHKIVRLMENLQARGTLRVARKSRRKRKKSLSSKETENEQLGDCVTIQNEFGISNNEQSADMSICHQGSRTSTNTNEEENLVIPAPVDEPEMAVSQTRKLKGSLPEMGNKGADQANDDLCHGTDDSSGEEQLDATDEVDFNLSTLISAFANNNIIHRLCWLLKFYKSNSASTNHYIICLLRRITEDLELSPMLYQISILTIFHNILVEQNSCPSKEYENLIDFLKSLVRRMLRKMKIQPLLFVEALFWKTRKECHFINAEYLVHEIGSLKKGVKNWDNVPGDGEIGSSQANRWNVRSIADALGEDEADVVISHELGYQSMEENSDKAGGIKENSDNMSQSMEQESESAPRRKRRLFLGGEMEGKIKVLYEKFKEHKRCSYMIAKALDSDGKFTAVQVSHKLKQLGLCVPRRKMSEANKHLKDENLNDSFRDASNDSDDETLLSLMNRKAKRSLPQSKLESVTAISIQRTSQSDSGSKASEVDIEWDGSNHGRKLEPAGIDIDVAFSQDSLNGSAEAEVTRSGSGNLMVVAAVNNLDHLSGQQRDDELTVLEDNVALIASPKRSLRRRIGRNGSIGVAPDNLDHLLHQQMDDELADSGDEVAPSVSPKNAVTRRKLRVVLDLEDD from the exons ATGGACACGGAAGGCTTATCGATAATCTGTGCCGGTCTCGGAATCGTCGAGGAGGACGAGAACGGCAATCGGGTCGGTTACTCAAAGGGCGAGTACTGTCTAG ATAATTTGAAGGATTTGCTGAGGTTTTTGAGGCGTGATGATCCACAAACTCGTGATGTGTTTAAGCAAGTCTGTAAATGGAACACTTTATCAAAAGATTTGATACCTATTATTGAACACTGCCAAGATGATTATAACTTGGTTTTAAATGCAG TGAAGGTTTTGGTGTTCCTTACGATGCCTATTGAGCGTACATCAAATGATATTTCACAACAAATAGAGTATCTATGGCAATTGAAGTCTTCAATTACTTGTAGTGATGTTGTGGCAGTTATAGTCTCACTTCTAGAAAGCCCATTGGAAAGTTTGGAATG TGAAACATTCACCGAAGATGACTGGAAATTGGTGCAACTGGTACTTACATTATTTCGTAATGTTCTAGCAATTCAAGAAATCTCATTGCAGCAGAAGTCTGGGGGGTCTGCTAATCAATTTTTATTGCTGAGGGATAGATTTTTGGAACTACTGTTCCGTGAGAATCTTATGGACTTAATTTTAGTTATAAGTCAACATATTGATGGTTCTTGTGGTTTTCTCCATCATGATAACTTCCTTTTGTTGGAGATTTTCCACTACATATTTATGGGTCAAGAGCCAGAGTTAGTTGCCAAAGCGCATCTGAAAGGTTTTAAG GTGGATGAAGACACCAAATCTTCTGTTGGTAGCCTCAAGTCCAttatggaggaagaagaagagaaaagaaggcTTTCTAGATTACGGAATATGGTTCGTCATTCTCAGTTTAGTGGGACATTTACACGGCTTACCATG GATGGTTCAAAGGCAGTTCTAAAGGGAAACCCGACTTCTGCAACTCGAGATATCCTGCTTAAACACCACAATGTTCCTCGGGGTCCAGTAAAAAGGATTGCATGGGACATTGGAAGACTAACTTCAACAAAGGATAAAATTTTGGAGTTGCTTCATGATTTTGTGAGCCAGTTTCTACTGGGGGCTTACAATG TTTTGATGCAATCGATTCGTGAAGATATTGAAAAGGAGCATCATGCAGTTCAGAACAATGATGTCATGGTGTTCTTTCAGGTTGCTCAGTTTGTTACTTCCTTTCAATATCACAAGCTTTTAAAATCTAAG CCAAATGTGGGATCAGacatttttgaaacttttgttGATAAAGATGCTGATAGCACAATTTTTAGAGGTGATATATGTGGTCCAATCGCTCAATCAATGAATGAGCCAATGTTCCAACTTGTCATTTTGAAGTGGCGTAGTGCATTCGAGGGGCTAAAGGAAACAAATAACTATAAATTCCTCTCTGCAGCTGGTTCTCTTATGAAAACAATg ATTTGCATGCTAGATTTGGTGCTTAAGTTATTGCCCGAAGAGTCTAAGGAGCCTCGCACAGCTCGCATCCTTCTTTACAAGTTATTTTATGACCAGACTGATCAAGGGATTACACAGTTCCTTTTAAATTTGATCAGAATGTTTGACACGCATAAACAACCAAAAAG TGATCTTGCAGATTTGATCGAGATTATACATAAAATTGTGCGGCTCATGGAGAACCTTCAAGCACGTGGAACATtgagg GTTGCTAGGAAAtcaaggagaaagagaaagaagtcATTGAGCAGCAAGGAAACAGAAAATGAACAACTTGGAGATTGTGTCACCATTCAGAATGAGTTTGGAATCTCTAATAATGAGCAATCAGCAGATATGAGCATCTGCCACCAGGGAAGTCGAACAAGTACAAATACTAACGAGGAAGAAAACCTTGTTATACCTGCTCCAGTTGATGAACCTGAAATGGCTGTGTCACAGACAAGGAAACTTAAAGGCAGTTTGCCAGAGATGGGCAACAAAGGTGCCGATCAAGCTAATGATGATCTTTGTCATGGCACTGATGATTCTTCTGGTGAGGAGCAACTAGATGCAACTGATGAAGTCGATTTTAACCTATCAACTTTGATCTCTGCTTTTGCAAACAACAACATTATACATAGATTATGTTGGTTGCTGAAGTTTTATAAGAGCAATTCTGCCAGTACAAATCACTACATAATATGCCTGTTGCGAAGGATTACTGAGGACTTGGAGCTCTCTCCAATGCTGTATCAg ATATCAATCCTCACAATCTTTCATAATATCTTGGTTGAGCAGAACTCATGCCCatcaaaagaatatgaaaatctcattgatttcttgaaGAGTTTGGTAAGAAGGATGctaaggaaaatgaaaattcaacCCCTTCTCTTCGTGGAAGCCCTCTTTTGGAAGACCCGCAAAGAGTGCCATTTTATTAATGCTGAATATTTAGTGCATGAGATTGGTTCTTTGAAGAAAGGAGTTAAGAACTGGGACAATGTTCCTGGGGATGGAGAAATTGGTTCATCGCAGGCCAACAGATGGAATGTTAGGAGCATAGCAGACGCACTTGGTGAAGATGAAGCTGATGTTGTGATCTCTCATGAGCTGGGCTATCAGAG TATGGAAGAAAATTCTGACAAAGCAGGAGGCATCAAAGAAAATTCTGATAA TATGAGCCAGTCCATGGAACAAGAATCTGAGAGTGCTCCTAGAAGAAAGAGGAGACTTTTTCTTGGTGGTGAGATGGAGGGAAAAATTAAGGTTCTCTATGAGAA ATTCAAAGAGCATAAGAGATGTAGCTACATGATTGCAAAAGCATTGGATTCAGATGGTAAATTTACGGCTGTCCAAGTTTCTCATAAACTTAAGCAACTCGGCTTATGCGTTCCTCGACGTAAGATGTCTGAAGCCAACAAGCATCTGAAGGATGAGAATCTTAATGATTCCTTTAGAGATGCGTCAAATGACTCTGATGATGAAACATTGCTGTCACTAATGAATAG GAAAGCTAAAAGGTCCCTTCCTCAATCAAAGCTTGAGAGTGTCACTGCTATCTCGATTCAGAGGACAAGTCAAAGTGATTCTGGAAGCAAAGCTTCAGAAGTTGATATAGAATG GGATGGTAGCAACCATGGCAGAAAGTTGGAACCTGCAGGAATTGATATAGATGTTGCTTTTAGCCAAGACAGCCTGAATGGCAGTGCAGAAGCTGAAGTGACTCGCAGTGGCAGTGGTAATTTGATGGTTGTTGCAGCTGTGAACAATTTGGATCATTTGTCAGGTCAGCAAAGAGATGATGAGTTGACAGTTTTGGAGGATAATGTGGCTCTTATTGCATCTCCGAAGAGGTCTCTAAGGAGAAGGATTGGAAGAAATGGATCTATAGGTGTTGCACCGGATAATTTAGACCATTTGTTACATCAGCAAATGGACGATGAGTTGGCAGATTCAGGGGATGAAGTGGCTCCTAGTGTTTCGCCAAAGAATGCTGTAACTAGAAGGAAGTTGAGGGTGGTACTTGATCTTGAGGATGACTGA
- the LOC121255598 gene encoding protein timeless homolog isoform X1, with translation MDTEGLSIICAGLGIVEEDENGNRVGYSKGEYCLDNLKDLLRFLRRDDPQTRDVFKQVCKWNTLSKDLIPIIEHCQDDYNLVLNAVKVLVFLTMPIERTSNDISQQIEYLWQLKSSITCSDVVAVIVSLLESPLESLECETFTEDDWKLVQLVLTLFRNVLAIQEISLQQKSGGSANQFLLLRDRFLELLFRENLMDLILVISQHIDGSCGFLHHDNFLLLEIFHYIFMGQEPELVAKAHLKGFKVDEDTKSSVGSLKSIMEEEEEKRRLSRLRNMVRHSQFSGTFTRLTMDGSKAVLKGNPTSATRDILLKHHNVPRGPVKRIAWDIGRLTSTKDKILELLHDFVSQFLLGAYNVLMQSIREDIEKEHHAVQNNDVMVFFQVAQFVTSFQYHKLLKSKPNVGSDIFETFVDKDADSTIFRGDICGPIAQSMNEPMFQLVILKWRSAFEGLKETNNYKFLSAAGSLMKTMICMLDLVLKLLPEESKEPRTARILLYKLFYDQTDQGITQFLLNLIRMFDTHKQPKSDLADLIEIIHKIVRLMENLQARGTLRVARKSRRKRKKSLSSKETENEQLGDCVTIQNEFGISNNEQSADMSICHQGSRTSTNTNEEENLVIPAPVDEPEMAVSQTRKLKGSLPEMGNKGADQANDDLCHGTDDSSGEEQLDATDEVDFNLSTLISAFANNNIIHRLCWLLKFYKSNSASTNHYIICLLRRITEDLELSPMLYQISILTIFHNILVEQNSCPSKEYENLIDFLKSLVRRMLRKMKIQPLLFVEALFWKTRKECHFINAEYLVHEIGSLKKGVKNWDNVPGDGEIGSSQANRWNVRSIADALGEDEADVVISHELGYQSMEENSDKAGGIKENSDNMSQSMEQESESAPRRKRRLFLGGEMEGKIKVLYEKFKDDRHCSRLIAKVIDPDGNVSPAQVSNKLRKLGLKVAPRKKMLYVDEHGGERKVVERPHESDVLEGSSLSRTLHSRKRIRAFSEDEEGMIRALYEKFKEHKRCSYMIAKALDSDGKFTAVQVSHKLKQLGLCVPRRKMSEANKHLKDENLNDSFRDASNDSDDETLLSLMNRKAKRSLPQSKLESVTAISIQRTSQSDSGSKASEVDIEWDGSNHGRKLEPAGIDIDVAFSQDSLNGSAEAEVTRSGSGNLMVVAAVNNLDHLSGQQRDDELTVLEDNVALIASPKRSLRRRIGRNGSIGVAPDNLDHLLHQQMDDELADSGDEVAPSVSPKNAVTRRKLRVVLDLEDD, from the exons ATGGACACGGAAGGCTTATCGATAATCTGTGCCGGTCTCGGAATCGTCGAGGAGGACGAGAACGGCAATCGGGTCGGTTACTCAAAGGGCGAGTACTGTCTAG ATAATTTGAAGGATTTGCTGAGGTTTTTGAGGCGTGATGATCCACAAACTCGTGATGTGTTTAAGCAAGTCTGTAAATGGAACACTTTATCAAAAGATTTGATACCTATTATTGAACACTGCCAAGATGATTATAACTTGGTTTTAAATGCAG TGAAGGTTTTGGTGTTCCTTACGATGCCTATTGAGCGTACATCAAATGATATTTCACAACAAATAGAGTATCTATGGCAATTGAAGTCTTCAATTACTTGTAGTGATGTTGTGGCAGTTATAGTCTCACTTCTAGAAAGCCCATTGGAAAGTTTGGAATG TGAAACATTCACCGAAGATGACTGGAAATTGGTGCAACTGGTACTTACATTATTTCGTAATGTTCTAGCAATTCAAGAAATCTCATTGCAGCAGAAGTCTGGGGGGTCTGCTAATCAATTTTTATTGCTGAGGGATAGATTTTTGGAACTACTGTTCCGTGAGAATCTTATGGACTTAATTTTAGTTATAAGTCAACATATTGATGGTTCTTGTGGTTTTCTCCATCATGATAACTTCCTTTTGTTGGAGATTTTCCACTACATATTTATGGGTCAAGAGCCAGAGTTAGTTGCCAAAGCGCATCTGAAAGGTTTTAAG GTGGATGAAGACACCAAATCTTCTGTTGGTAGCCTCAAGTCCAttatggaggaagaagaagagaaaagaaggcTTTCTAGATTACGGAATATGGTTCGTCATTCTCAGTTTAGTGGGACATTTACACGGCTTACCATG GATGGTTCAAAGGCAGTTCTAAAGGGAAACCCGACTTCTGCAACTCGAGATATCCTGCTTAAACACCACAATGTTCCTCGGGGTCCAGTAAAAAGGATTGCATGGGACATTGGAAGACTAACTTCAACAAAGGATAAAATTTTGGAGTTGCTTCATGATTTTGTGAGCCAGTTTCTACTGGGGGCTTACAATG TTTTGATGCAATCGATTCGTGAAGATATTGAAAAGGAGCATCATGCAGTTCAGAACAATGATGTCATGGTGTTCTTTCAGGTTGCTCAGTTTGTTACTTCCTTTCAATATCACAAGCTTTTAAAATCTAAG CCAAATGTGGGATCAGacatttttgaaacttttgttGATAAAGATGCTGATAGCACAATTTTTAGAGGTGATATATGTGGTCCAATCGCTCAATCAATGAATGAGCCAATGTTCCAACTTGTCATTTTGAAGTGGCGTAGTGCATTCGAGGGGCTAAAGGAAACAAATAACTATAAATTCCTCTCTGCAGCTGGTTCTCTTATGAAAACAATg ATTTGCATGCTAGATTTGGTGCTTAAGTTATTGCCCGAAGAGTCTAAGGAGCCTCGCACAGCTCGCATCCTTCTTTACAAGTTATTTTATGACCAGACTGATCAAGGGATTACACAGTTCCTTTTAAATTTGATCAGAATGTTTGACACGCATAAACAACCAAAAAG TGATCTTGCAGATTTGATCGAGATTATACATAAAATTGTGCGGCTCATGGAGAACCTTCAAGCACGTGGAACATtgagg GTTGCTAGGAAAtcaaggagaaagagaaagaagtcATTGAGCAGCAAGGAAACAGAAAATGAACAACTTGGAGATTGTGTCACCATTCAGAATGAGTTTGGAATCTCTAATAATGAGCAATCAGCAGATATGAGCATCTGCCACCAGGGAAGTCGAACAAGTACAAATACTAACGAGGAAGAAAACCTTGTTATACCTGCTCCAGTTGATGAACCTGAAATGGCTGTGTCACAGACAAGGAAACTTAAAGGCAGTTTGCCAGAGATGGGCAACAAAGGTGCCGATCAAGCTAATGATGATCTTTGTCATGGCACTGATGATTCTTCTGGTGAGGAGCAACTAGATGCAACTGATGAAGTCGATTTTAACCTATCAACTTTGATCTCTGCTTTTGCAAACAACAACATTATACATAGATTATGTTGGTTGCTGAAGTTTTATAAGAGCAATTCTGCCAGTACAAATCACTACATAATATGCCTGTTGCGAAGGATTACTGAGGACTTGGAGCTCTCTCCAATGCTGTATCAg ATATCAATCCTCACAATCTTTCATAATATCTTGGTTGAGCAGAACTCATGCCCatcaaaagaatatgaaaatctcattgatttcttgaaGAGTTTGGTAAGAAGGATGctaaggaaaatgaaaattcaacCCCTTCTCTTCGTGGAAGCCCTCTTTTGGAAGACCCGCAAAGAGTGCCATTTTATTAATGCTGAATATTTAGTGCATGAGATTGGTTCTTTGAAGAAAGGAGTTAAGAACTGGGACAATGTTCCTGGGGATGGAGAAATTGGTTCATCGCAGGCCAACAGATGGAATGTTAGGAGCATAGCAGACGCACTTGGTGAAGATGAAGCTGATGTTGTGATCTCTCATGAGCTGGGCTATCAGAG TATGGAAGAAAATTCTGACAAAGCAGGAGGCATCAAAGAAAATTCTGATAA TATGAGCCAGTCCATGGAACAAGAATCTGAGAGTGCTCCTAGAAGAAAGAGGAGACTTTTTCTTGGTGGTGAGATGGAGGGAAAAATTAAGGTTCTCTATGAGAA GTTCAAAGATGACCGGCATTGTAGTCGTCTTATTGCGAAAGTTATAGATCCTGATGGTAATGTTTCACCAGCACAAGTTTCTAATAAGCTTAGAAAGCTAGGATTGAAAGTTGCACCAAGGAAAAAgatgttatatgttgatgagCATGGGGGAGAAAGAAAGGTAGTGGAAAGACCTCATGAATCAGATGTTTTAGAAGGAAGTTCATTGAGTCGGACTCT gCACTCTAGAAAGAGAATACGGGCCTTTAGTGAAGATGAGGAGGGTATGATCAGGGCTTTATATGAGAA ATTCAAAGAGCATAAGAGATGTAGCTACATGATTGCAAAAGCATTGGATTCAGATGGTAAATTTACGGCTGTCCAAGTTTCTCATAAACTTAAGCAACTCGGCTTATGCGTTCCTCGACGTAAGATGTCTGAAGCCAACAAGCATCTGAAGGATGAGAATCTTAATGATTCCTTTAGAGATGCGTCAAATGACTCTGATGATGAAACATTGCTGTCACTAATGAATAG GAAAGCTAAAAGGTCCCTTCCTCAATCAAAGCTTGAGAGTGTCACTGCTATCTCGATTCAGAGGACAAGTCAAAGTGATTCTGGAAGCAAAGCTTCAGAAGTTGATATAGAATG GGATGGTAGCAACCATGGCAGAAAGTTGGAACCTGCAGGAATTGATATAGATGTTGCTTTTAGCCAAGACAGCCTGAATGGCAGTGCAGAAGCTGAAGTGACTCGCAGTGGCAGTGGTAATTTGATGGTTGTTGCAGCTGTGAACAATTTGGATCATTTGTCAGGTCAGCAAAGAGATGATGAGTTGACAGTTTTGGAGGATAATGTGGCTCTTATTGCATCTCCGAAGAGGTCTCTAAGGAGAAGGATTGGAAGAAATGGATCTATAGGTGTTGCACCGGATAATTTAGACCATTTGTTACATCAGCAAATGGACGATGAGTTGGCAGATTCAGGGGATGAAGTGGCTCCTAGTGTTTCGCCAAAGAATGCTGTAACTAGAAGGAAGTTGAGGGTGGTACTTGATCTTGAGGATGACTGA
- the LOC121255598 gene encoding protein timeless homolog isoform X2, with protein sequence MDTEGLSIICAGLGIVEEDENGNRVGYSKGEYCLDNLKDLLRFLRRDDPQTRDVFKQVCKWNTLSKDLIPIIEHCQDDYNLVLNAVKVLVFLTMPIERTSNDISQQIEYLWQLKSSITCSDVVAVIVSLLESPLESLECETFTEDDWKLVQLVLTLFRNVLAIQEISLQQKSGGSANQFLLLRDRFLELLFRENLMDLILVISQHIDGSCGFLHHDNFLLLEIFHYIFMGQEPELVAKAHLKGFKVDEDTKSSVGSLKSIMEEEEEKRRLSRLRNMVRHSQFSGTFTRLTMDGSKAVLKGNPTSATRDILLKHHNVPRGPVKRIAWDIGRLTSTKDKILELLHDFVSQFLLGAYNVLMQSIREDIEKEHHAVQNNDVMVFFQVAQFVTSFQYHKLLKSKPNVGSDIFETFVDKDADSTIFRGDICGPIAQSMNEPMFQLVILKWRSAFEGLKETNNYKFLSAAGSLMKTMICMLDLVLKLLPEESKEPRTARILLYKLFYDQTDQGITQFLLNLIRMFDTHKQPKSDLADLIEIIHKIVRLMENLQARGTLRVARKSRRKRKKSLSSKETENEQLGDCVTIQNEFGISNNEQSADMSICHQGSRTSTNTNEEENLVIPAPVDEPEMAVSQTRKLKGSLPEMGNKGADQANDDLCHGTDDSSGEEQLDATDEVDFNLSTLISAFANNNIIHRLCWLLKFYKSNSASTNHYIICLLRRITEDLELSPMLYQISILTIFHNILVEQNSCPSKEYENLIDFLKSLVRRMLRKMKIQPLLFVEALFWKTRKECHFINAEYLVHEIGSLKKGVKNWDNVPGDGEIGSSQANRWNVRSIADALGEDEADVVISHELGYQSMEENSDKAGGIKENSDNMSQSMEQESESAPRRKRRLFLGGEMEGKIKVLYEKHSRKRIRAFSEDEEGMIRALYEKFKEHKRCSYMIAKALDSDGKFTAVQVSHKLKQLGLCVPRRKMSEANKHLKDENLNDSFRDASNDSDDETLLSLMNRKAKRSLPQSKLESVTAISIQRTSQSDSGSKASEVDIEWDGSNHGRKLEPAGIDIDVAFSQDSLNGSAEAEVTRSGSGNLMVVAAVNNLDHLSGQQRDDELTVLEDNVALIASPKRSLRRRIGRNGSIGVAPDNLDHLLHQQMDDELADSGDEVAPSVSPKNAVTRRKLRVVLDLEDD encoded by the exons ATGGACACGGAAGGCTTATCGATAATCTGTGCCGGTCTCGGAATCGTCGAGGAGGACGAGAACGGCAATCGGGTCGGTTACTCAAAGGGCGAGTACTGTCTAG ATAATTTGAAGGATTTGCTGAGGTTTTTGAGGCGTGATGATCCACAAACTCGTGATGTGTTTAAGCAAGTCTGTAAATGGAACACTTTATCAAAAGATTTGATACCTATTATTGAACACTGCCAAGATGATTATAACTTGGTTTTAAATGCAG TGAAGGTTTTGGTGTTCCTTACGATGCCTATTGAGCGTACATCAAATGATATTTCACAACAAATAGAGTATCTATGGCAATTGAAGTCTTCAATTACTTGTAGTGATGTTGTGGCAGTTATAGTCTCACTTCTAGAAAGCCCATTGGAAAGTTTGGAATG TGAAACATTCACCGAAGATGACTGGAAATTGGTGCAACTGGTACTTACATTATTTCGTAATGTTCTAGCAATTCAAGAAATCTCATTGCAGCAGAAGTCTGGGGGGTCTGCTAATCAATTTTTATTGCTGAGGGATAGATTTTTGGAACTACTGTTCCGTGAGAATCTTATGGACTTAATTTTAGTTATAAGTCAACATATTGATGGTTCTTGTGGTTTTCTCCATCATGATAACTTCCTTTTGTTGGAGATTTTCCACTACATATTTATGGGTCAAGAGCCAGAGTTAGTTGCCAAAGCGCATCTGAAAGGTTTTAAG GTGGATGAAGACACCAAATCTTCTGTTGGTAGCCTCAAGTCCAttatggaggaagaagaagagaaaagaaggcTTTCTAGATTACGGAATATGGTTCGTCATTCTCAGTTTAGTGGGACATTTACACGGCTTACCATG GATGGTTCAAAGGCAGTTCTAAAGGGAAACCCGACTTCTGCAACTCGAGATATCCTGCTTAAACACCACAATGTTCCTCGGGGTCCAGTAAAAAGGATTGCATGGGACATTGGAAGACTAACTTCAACAAAGGATAAAATTTTGGAGTTGCTTCATGATTTTGTGAGCCAGTTTCTACTGGGGGCTTACAATG TTTTGATGCAATCGATTCGTGAAGATATTGAAAAGGAGCATCATGCAGTTCAGAACAATGATGTCATGGTGTTCTTTCAGGTTGCTCAGTTTGTTACTTCCTTTCAATATCACAAGCTTTTAAAATCTAAG CCAAATGTGGGATCAGacatttttgaaacttttgttGATAAAGATGCTGATAGCACAATTTTTAGAGGTGATATATGTGGTCCAATCGCTCAATCAATGAATGAGCCAATGTTCCAACTTGTCATTTTGAAGTGGCGTAGTGCATTCGAGGGGCTAAAGGAAACAAATAACTATAAATTCCTCTCTGCAGCTGGTTCTCTTATGAAAACAATg ATTTGCATGCTAGATTTGGTGCTTAAGTTATTGCCCGAAGAGTCTAAGGAGCCTCGCACAGCTCGCATCCTTCTTTACAAGTTATTTTATGACCAGACTGATCAAGGGATTACACAGTTCCTTTTAAATTTGATCAGAATGTTTGACACGCATAAACAACCAAAAAG TGATCTTGCAGATTTGATCGAGATTATACATAAAATTGTGCGGCTCATGGAGAACCTTCAAGCACGTGGAACATtgagg GTTGCTAGGAAAtcaaggagaaagagaaagaagtcATTGAGCAGCAAGGAAACAGAAAATGAACAACTTGGAGATTGTGTCACCATTCAGAATGAGTTTGGAATCTCTAATAATGAGCAATCAGCAGATATGAGCATCTGCCACCAGGGAAGTCGAACAAGTACAAATACTAACGAGGAAGAAAACCTTGTTATACCTGCTCCAGTTGATGAACCTGAAATGGCTGTGTCACAGACAAGGAAACTTAAAGGCAGTTTGCCAGAGATGGGCAACAAAGGTGCCGATCAAGCTAATGATGATCTTTGTCATGGCACTGATGATTCTTCTGGTGAGGAGCAACTAGATGCAACTGATGAAGTCGATTTTAACCTATCAACTTTGATCTCTGCTTTTGCAAACAACAACATTATACATAGATTATGTTGGTTGCTGAAGTTTTATAAGAGCAATTCTGCCAGTACAAATCACTACATAATATGCCTGTTGCGAAGGATTACTGAGGACTTGGAGCTCTCTCCAATGCTGTATCAg ATATCAATCCTCACAATCTTTCATAATATCTTGGTTGAGCAGAACTCATGCCCatcaaaagaatatgaaaatctcattgatttcttgaaGAGTTTGGTAAGAAGGATGctaaggaaaatgaaaattcaacCCCTTCTCTTCGTGGAAGCCCTCTTTTGGAAGACCCGCAAAGAGTGCCATTTTATTAATGCTGAATATTTAGTGCATGAGATTGGTTCTTTGAAGAAAGGAGTTAAGAACTGGGACAATGTTCCTGGGGATGGAGAAATTGGTTCATCGCAGGCCAACAGATGGAATGTTAGGAGCATAGCAGACGCACTTGGTGAAGATGAAGCTGATGTTGTGATCTCTCATGAGCTGGGCTATCAGAG TATGGAAGAAAATTCTGACAAAGCAGGAGGCATCAAAGAAAATTCTGATAA TATGAGCCAGTCCATGGAACAAGAATCTGAGAGTGCTCCTAGAAGAAAGAGGAGACTTTTTCTTGGTGGTGAGATGGAGGGAAAAATTAAGGTTCTCTATGAGAA gCACTCTAGAAAGAGAATACGGGCCTTTAGTGAAGATGAGGAGGGTATGATCAGGGCTTTATATGAGAA ATTCAAAGAGCATAAGAGATGTAGCTACATGATTGCAAAAGCATTGGATTCAGATGGTAAATTTACGGCTGTCCAAGTTTCTCATAAACTTAAGCAACTCGGCTTATGCGTTCCTCGACGTAAGATGTCTGAAGCCAACAAGCATCTGAAGGATGAGAATCTTAATGATTCCTTTAGAGATGCGTCAAATGACTCTGATGATGAAACATTGCTGTCACTAATGAATAG GAAAGCTAAAAGGTCCCTTCCTCAATCAAAGCTTGAGAGTGTCACTGCTATCTCGATTCAGAGGACAAGTCAAAGTGATTCTGGAAGCAAAGCTTCAGAAGTTGATATAGAATG GGATGGTAGCAACCATGGCAGAAAGTTGGAACCTGCAGGAATTGATATAGATGTTGCTTTTAGCCAAGACAGCCTGAATGGCAGTGCAGAAGCTGAAGTGACTCGCAGTGGCAGTGGTAATTTGATGGTTGTTGCAGCTGTGAACAATTTGGATCATTTGTCAGGTCAGCAAAGAGATGATGAGTTGACAGTTTTGGAGGATAATGTGGCTCTTATTGCATCTCCGAAGAGGTCTCTAAGGAGAAGGATTGGAAGAAATGGATCTATAGGTGTTGCACCGGATAATTTAGACCATTTGTTACATCAGCAAATGGACGATGAGTTGGCAGATTCAGGGGATGAAGTGGCTCCTAGTGTTTCGCCAAAGAATGCTGTAACTAGAAGGAAGTTGAGGGTGGTACTTGATCTTGAGGATGACTGA